Within the Streptomyces sp. R41 genome, the region GCTCGATGGCGGCCAGCGGCACCGCGGAGGGCGTGACGTCGTACGCGGCCTCGGCGAACACCTCGCGCAGCCGCTCGGCCTCGGCCGGGGGGCGCGGGGAACGGAACGGGTGGTTCATGGGCGGGCTCCGGAAACGGGGTGTCGGCCGTCGAACAGGGGGTGGGCGCGCAGGGCCTCCAGGCCGCGCCGGGCATGGGTCTTGACCGTGCCGACCGAGCAGCCGAGCAGCTGGGCTGTCTCGGCCTCGCCCAGGTCCTCCCAGTAGCGCAGCACCATCACGGCACGCTGCCGGGCCGACAGCGAGGCCAGCGCCTGGCCCAGGGCCGCCCGCTGCTCGACGGCCTCCGCGTGTCCGGGCTCGTGCTGGTGCACCCGCTCCGGCAGGAACGGCATCAGCAGATGCGCGACCCGTCTCTTGCGCACCCGGCTGAGGTTGTTGTTGACCAGCGAGCGGCGTACGTAGAAGTCGACGTCGTCGCGTGGG harbors:
- a CDS encoding SigE family RNA polymerase sigma factor, giving the protein MPHNPTDASQVLADASQAAADTREVPADSSHVAAESDDFAAYATAAWPRLVRTAHMLTGDFHEAEDLVQTTLAKVYARWRRIPRDDVDFYVRRSLVNNNLSRVRKRRVAHLLMPFLPERVHQHEPGHAEAVEQRAALGQALASLSARQRAVMVLRYWEDLGEAETAQLLGCSVGTVKTHARRGLEALRAHPLFDGRHPVSGARP